The sequence below is a genomic window from Salicibibacter cibarius.
CAGAAGAAGTAGCGGAAGAAACAAAGAAGGCTCCTGAAGACGATCTCGAAAGTGTGGTTGTCCGCTATAAAGATGTCAAAAAAGCCTTTGGGGATACCGTCGTACTGAACGATTTGAATCTCGATGTCAAACAAGGGGAAAAAGTTGCTTTGATCGGACCTTCCGGCTCGGGGAAAACAACGATTATTCGTATGCTGATGACGTTGGAAGATCCGACGGAAGGAACGATCGAAGTCGACGGAGAAATGCTTTGGCATAAAGAAGTGAATGGTAAGCTTGTCCCCGCTGATGAAAAACATATGCGCAAAGTGAGAGGAAAGATCGGAATGGTCTTCCAGCAATACAATCTTTTCCCGCATATGTCGATTATGCGCAATTGTACGGAAGCACCTGTCCATGTGCTTGGGATTAGCAAAGACGAAGCGAAGAAAAGAGCCAAGGAAATGCTGGAGAAAGTAGGGCTTGGCGATAAAGTCGATCAATACCCTTCGCAATTGTCCGGAGGTCAGCAACAACGCGTGGCGATTGCCCGTTCCCTCGTCATGCAACCTAAGGTGATGCTCTTCGATGAAGTTACGGCCGCCCTTGACCCCGAGCTTGTGGGAGAGGTTCTTGAGGTCCTTAAAGACATTGCTGCCGAAGGAGACACAACGATGATGATCATTACGCATGAAATGGATTTTGCCCGGGACGTCGCGGACCGTGTCCTTTTTCTAGATAATGGGAAAATAGCCGAAGCAGGACCTCCCGGCGATGTGCTTGAGAATCCTCAGAGTGAACGCTTGCAATCATTTTTGGGAAGGTTTAACGAGGGTGGTTAATCGGGAATCGGTTCAGCACAAAGGTAGTGCTGAATCGATTTTTTTCACACTTTAAGAATGTTTAACTTTGTTAAAGGATTAAAGTATAAGATAAACTAAGGCTTCCACTATAAAGACTTGGTGGAAGTCAAGTTTTTCTAACATTATCAGAATGTATAAATTGTTCGGATGATAGTATAAGAAAAGACTTTGACTTTCGCCATCCTTGGCGATAAGCCAAGTTTTTCTAAGACGTTTGAAAGGGTGAAGACATTTGATTGATCGAGTAAGAAGAAAAAACCCCCTCGTTCACTGCATCACGAATGATGTCGTGACGAATTTCACGGCAAATGGGTTATTGGCGGTCGGAGCAGCGCCTGTGATGACAGCGAACCATGAAGAAGTAGAGGAAATGGCGCAAAAGGCTGATGGCTTATTGCTAAATACCGGAACATTGACCCCTTATCAATATGAAGCAATGCGGCTCGCTGCCCGGTCCGCGAATGAAAATCAAACCCCGATCGTTTTAGATCCTGTTGCGGTTGGAGCAACCGCTTATCGCACTCGTGTTGTCAAGGAACTTTTAGGTAAAGTAAAGGTCGATGCCATTCGCGGAAACGGCGGGGAAATTGCTGCACTCATTGGCATGCACGCGGATATGCATGGCGTGGAAGGAAAAAGCAACATGCCCCCGGAGACCTTGGCAAAAGAGGCAGCTAATGTATTGGAGACAGTGGTTTGCGTCACTGGTGAAATAGACGCCGTAAGTGGCGGAGAGCACACCTTTCTCATAAAAAATGGGCACGCGTGGCTTTCGCGTGTTGTTGGCACGGGCTGCTTGCTCGGAGCCATTGTATCAGCCTATATCGCCTCAAAGGAAACTAACGAAGATATTACACGAACCGCAACGGATGCGCTTGCCCAATATAGCTTCGCCGCTGAAGACGCATACGCATGTGCGAAGACAGACGGGATTGGTACGTTCCAACAACGTTTTTTGGATGCTCTCGGATCGATTAGTGACGATCATAGCCATGAAAAAACAAATGTGTACCAAATGTAGTGCAACATTTCAAGCTTATACCCGAGCAAATGCGCACCGCAAAGCCGTATCTTGTTTGCAGATACGGCTTCGCAACGTGATCAGACGTCTTTTTTTGATGATAGTCTAAAGATGGTGATTGTCATGACAAGGCAAACGCCTACCAATATTGCGGCTATTCCAAGAATTGCAATAAGTTCGAGTGCCAATGAAATCCCTCTTTCCGTTATTGAATTTGGTTTTACTTCTCTATTCCACAGTTAGTTACCAATAAAACATGAAAATTCAACATTTTATAAATAATATGTGAGCTTAGCGGCAGCTATTCATTTATTCGGAATTGTTTCTCCGTGATGAAAAAGGAGAAACGGGGCAGGATGAAAGATGAAACTCTCGTTTTCCAGTTCCTCATTAATGAAATTTGTTGTTATGTCGTGTATATTCAATGTAGATGATCTATAAGTAAACGAATACCGATATATAGGGGAGTTCTTGATTATGAATCGTTCATCATTTATGAAATGGGTCACGGGAGGGCTGGAAGCATTCTGGGCGTTACCGGTCATTGGCGGTTCCATCATCTTTTCCATGAGTTGGTCTCCGCTTGTTGTCATGCTGATTTTGCACATCATCACATTAATCATCAGTATTAATGAAGGAAGAAACAAACATGGCAGCATTCTCGGGATTGTCACATCCGCTGTGGGGTTTATTCCGTTCTTGGGTTGGATGATGCATACACTTACCGCGATTTTGCTTTTAGTTGACGCCTATCGTTCCGAAAAAGCGATTGAAGTTTCATAGGAGAGATTGAATTCCGTATCATGAATGGAGATGGTGCGGGATTTTTTTGGTGCTTAATTACGAAAAACGTAGTACTATGAAGGGGTGGGAGAGAAAGGAGGATACTATGCAGTACGATACGATAGGTTTTAATGTTCGCTATTATCGAGAGATGAAGGGGTTAACACAAAAGCAACTTGCGGAAGATATTTGTACACAAGCTCAAATCAGCAAAATCGAAAAAGGAGACATCATTCCGCTATCTTCCACTTTGTATGAAATTGCTAAAAAACTGGATCTCGACGTCAATTATTTTTTTCAGATGGGAGAACACGAGCGTGTTGATTACATAGAAGAACTTAAAAATGAGATTCGGCAGAAAATACGTGATTATGATTATGAAGATGCAATGGAAACGCTCCAAAGCCACGAACATGATAAATTTTTTAACAATAGTTATTTGCAACAATTTCGCTTATGGCATTTGGGCATTTGTGTATACCATTTACATGGAGATTATCAAAAAGCAATGGAATATATGGATGAAAGTTTAGCTCTTACCTATAAAGGGAGCACGATGTATACGGAACGGGAAATTGAAATTATGAACAGCATGGCGATTATCCAGTACTCTGAAGGTAAGTGTAAAGAAGCACATGAAAATCTTCTAAGAGCGGTAAATGCCAGTGTATTTGTACCTAATCTACAACCAAGCATTAAAGTAAGAATGTGGTATAACCTATCCAACATTCACACAATAGAAAGGCGCTATAATGAAGGATTGCAGGTGGCTGATCGAGGAATACAGATTTGCGTACGCCATGAAATGATGTACTTGCTCGGCGAATTACTATTTCAAAAAGGGTATTGTGAACGAAAATTAAATTTTAAAATTTGGAAGAAGCATTTCGAACAAGCCATCGGCATATTTGAGGTAGCAAAAAAAGAACATCTAGCGGAAATGGCTAAAAAAGAGATGGGAGAAAATGAATGAACATTTACTGAAAAAAAGCAAAGGGGAGAATGCTCCCTTTGCTTCTAGTGTGCAAATGGCAACGCTAGTGTTGAAATACTGTGCGCAAAGGGGAGACTGTAACTCTCAATTCCCGTTAAGGACGCTCCCAAACTAAGGCTTCCGATCACGACCATTCCGATTAGTGCCGATGCAAAGATTGTTTTTTTCATTGCTTGCACCTCCTTAGCAGTATCCTATACCAAAGGATATAAAGGAGGCAATTGGACAAGAACAGCCATGAGATGACAAGAATCTATAAAAACATTGCTATATCGACATCATTTGTCGAATTAATAACTATGAGCATAACCAGCGCGAATATTGTCAGAAAATATTTACGAGGAAACAGGAGAAAATAAATGACACAGCCGTTTTGTGCACAAGTAAGTGAAAGAAGACGTTTTTCGGTCCTGTGAGTTCGTAAATCATCTTCGGCCACATTTCACAAACAACGACCGATATCAATGTTGGAGATCTAGTGGTCTATATCAAAAATCTTTCCGAAACTCCTATTCACATATCTCCCGATCCTTTGAGGACTGATCGGGTTGAAAAACTGCATTTTGAATCCTCAATTGCCGTGGTAGATCATCGTTTATCCGGATTTTTTGTGCAGGAATTTCTGGTACGTTCCACTAGCGGCGTGTTTCAAAAGTCCTTTCATTATTATTAAAAAATGGTATACATCCATTCGCCTAAGATGAATTTTGTCCCTCTCAGGGCAACTCGACCCCCGTTTGAGGGATTACTTTGTACTTCCGGGCAGAAAGTGATTCGTTATCTCCTCACGCAGCGGAGTATTGACGGCTTTTGTTGTTTTTTGTAGAAAATTGCTTCGATATAACAATCCCCTGCTTATTTGCAGGGGAATCAGGGTATTTAATCGAGAACTGTCACTTCCACGTTTTGTCGCCCGAAGCTTGTAGCTTCTTCTTTGGTAGGAACATGAAGGTCAATTTTTTCCCCGTTGATAGCACCGCCGGTATCTGCCGCAATGGCTTCGCCATATCCTTCTACATGGACGGTGGAGCCGAGAGGAATAACATTAGGGTCAACGGCTACGACATTTGCGTTACGATCGTTACGAAGATCTTTGCCGGTTGCTGTGATTCCGGAGCAACCGTTACATTCTGCGGTGTAGGCTGTTGCTTCCATTTGATACGTCGTACCTTCAGGGCTTTCGGAAGAAGATTCGTTGTCAGCGTCAGCCGATGTTGGTTCTTCCGTTTCTTCCGTTTGTTCCGTTTGTTCAGTGCTAGTTTCTTCGTTTTCCGCTTCCGTCGTTTCCTCTATTGCTTCTTCTTCCGCTGCTTCTTCGCTACTTTCTTCCTGCGCTTCTTCTGCTTCAGGTTCTTCCTCTATAGCGTCTGTTTCATAATAAAGAGCTCCGAATGTTTTAGGGCCTGCAAGACCGTCTGCTGAAATGTCGGCAGCTTCTTGAAAGTTTTTAACGGCTTCGTTTGTTTCAGCATCAAAATCACCGTCTATATCGCCGTTATAATGACCGGCTTCTTCCAATGTTTCTTGGAGATCCTCCACAAGCGCACTTTCATCGCCTTCTTCAAGTGTTTTCAATGCACCGAGGGTTTGCGGGCCGGCAAGGCCATCGGCAAGCAAGCCGTTTTCTTCTTGGAAAGATTTAACTGCCTCGGTAGTTGCATTATTGTAAACACCGTCTGCTGAAGCTTTTTCTAATTGTTCTTCCTCTATAAGTAAATCTTGAAGCGTTTCGACGTGGGTATCCTCTATTCCTTCCGTTAACAATTCGTCTCCAAAATCACTGGCATCGGTGGCAATTGGTAAAGCCAGGAAAACAAATCCGGCAACCAGCGTAGACAAACCGAAATTTTTTACCCATTTAGGGGTTTGCATTTTCCGCATGTAGCAAACTCCTCCTCTTGGTAGAAATTCTGGTGGTTGTGTTTTGGCCAACCACTAGCATCCTAGCAAGCTTTAAAAGAGGAGACAAGGGAATTACAAGGGATTTAAACGAACTGCAAACCGCTTGTAATAGGGGGTGTTTCTGCTCCAAGCTCTGTAATAAACACACATTTTACGGATATTTGCTGAAGAATCCCGAACGTCATTTTTCTTTAAATCCGTTGTAAATAAAATCTTCAATGTCCGCGACTACCCCTATATCATTTAGAATGGTAATGACGACAAGCAACGCGGGACCGATAAACAAGCCGATGAGGCCGAAAAGTTGTAAACCGATGAACAGGGAAAACAACACACTGAGAGCATTTAAATTCATGCTGACGGACAGCACTTTCGGCTCTATGCTTTGTCGGACGATGACAACGACAATGTAAAGAATCGACAAAGCGATGCCCATAAAAATTTCTCCCGTAATAAAACTGTAAACTGCCCACGGAATCAAAATTGTTCCGGTCCCCAAGTAAGGAAGGATTTCGGCAACTCCGATAATAATGGCAAGCGTTAACGGGTTTTCCGTCCCTAATGCTACTAAGCCGATCAAAACAATAATGGACGTAATAAACATTAAAATTAGTTGCGCCCGCACAAACCCAAACACTCGCACGCGCATTTGTTGCATGAACAGCACGAACTTTGCTTGTACGAATGCCGGAATTCTGCGTTGCATTCCCAGTTTAATTGCGCCGGCATCCTTGCCCATGAAATAGATAGCCAGCAGGACAAAAAGGATGACAAGCAAAAAAGTAGGAATCGCTGTGAAAACATTGCCCAAGCCATCGACAATCGCTTGACCGACATTGCCCAATATGTTGCCGAGTTGATTGCCGAGTTGGGCAATTCCTTGTTGCATCGTTTCTTGTTGCGTCGCGTCTAAATTATCAAAAAAACCGCTCATTTCTGTCCATACAGGTAAAATGGTTTCGTTAAATATTCGCTGTAACTGCTCGGCACCTTGCTCAATCCACGTCGGCAACTGCTCGGAGAATTGGCGAAAACTGTAAATAAGAAGAAACGTAATCCCGGTGATGATGCCCCCCAATAAGGATATGCCGACGAGCAAAGATACGAAGGATGCCAGACTGGAGGGGAAATTTAGTTTTATTTTTAAAAATTTAAGCAGTGGCGAGAGCATCCAAGCGATGATCGCGGCAATAATGAACGGGTACGTAAGTGTAAATAAATAGGCTGCGAGCAAAAAGAGTAGAATGATACTGCCGATCATGATGACCGCTCGCCCTATGGTCCAGGCCTGTTTTTTTGTCATTCCAGTTCGCCCTTTCCGAAACGAGGTAGGAACAAATACATCTTATTGCAATTTTGTATGTATGAAAACCCCCCGGCAGGGAGAGATGAGAGGCTCCCTGCCGAGCGGTATTGTTATGATTGTCCGAGTGCATGGCCGGCAAGGACATAAAGGACAACCGTCGAAGCCAAGTGGGAAGAAAAATCAGTAGCATCTTGTTGCGGATACACTTCCACAAAATCCATCCCGCATAGCCCTAATTTCCCAAATTCATGGATCATCGTCAATAGTTCATAGGAGCTTAAACCGTTGGCATCCACCGGACCTCCCGGGTTAAACGCGTGATCGAGCACATCGCTGCATATCGATAAATAAACGGCGTCCGTTCCTTCGCTTGCCTGTTTATAAATATCATTCGCGAGGGCACGCAATTCGCCGCCTGCACGGATATCATTAATCGTGAGCGTTTTAGCGCCGGCATCGCGTGCGTAGCGGCCACTCTCAGGCTTGTTGCGCGGACCGTGGATACCAACGTGCAAAAGGCTTTCATTGCGTACGCCATCTAATTCATACAGGCGGGCAAATGGCGTGTTACGGGCATATTTGTCGCCGTTAAAATGCGGCATGTTGTCGTAGTGGGCATCCATGTGGATGATCCCTATTTTTTTATCCGGATTTGTATCACTCCATGCTTGAATAATCGGGTACGTGATACTGTGATCGCCGCCGAGGGCGACCGGAAATTTTTTGCTTTCCCATATCTCTCGGGAAAAAGCGGTGATCCGTTGCATCGTTTTGTCGATTTCGGCCGGCACGACATCCACATCGCCCATATCAGCCAATTGTAAATGCTCAAAAACATTGATATGATCAAGCTCGGGAAGGTAGCCGCTGTAACGGGCGGAGGCAAGCCGCATCGATTTTGGGCCAAGTTCGACCCCTGTATAATCCCCCCATGTGACCCCTCCTTCCCAAGGGACACCGTAAACAAGGACGTCGGCACCGCGGTTATTTTTATCAACAGCCCAAGTAGCGTCTAAAAAGCAAGGCGTATTTCCGTATACATAGTCTCTCATCATACAACCTCCTGTTGTCGTCGGTGATTAATACAATAAATCAAGAATGTCTTCTTTTACAATTGGTCCAAAGTATGTTTGCGTGTCAATACCCTTAAGCGTAGCGGCGATGGCCTTTGGTTCATATTTCGTTCCGTTCAAGCGCGCTTCAATGTCTTTGACATCGCCTGTCCCAAAGAAATCGCCATAAATGGACGTATCGCCGATAATGCCTTTTTGTACTTTGAAACGAAAATCCACTAAACCGGCAGCAAATTTTTTCGATTTTTTCACGTCATATTTGGGGGACTTTCCGTAGTTCCAATTCCAGTTTCGATATCGGCTTTCCGAGATTTCCATAATATGCTTCCAGTCTTCGTCGGTCAATGTGTAACGCTCAAAGGCGCTGTCTCCTTCAAAGAGATGATGCAAGAGCGTTTTTTTAAACGTATCCATCGCAATTTTGTTTTCGAGGAAATCGTTGATGTTTGCTACTCGGCTACGAATGGATTTAATCCCTTTTGAGCGAATTTTTTCATCACTGACATTTAACGCTGAGACAACGTTTTCCAGTTCTGAATCCAGCATCAACGTTCCGTGGCTAAACATGCGCCCTCGAGAAGCAAATTGCGCATTGCCCGAAATTTTATATCCGTTCGCCTGTAGATCGTTTCTTCCGCTAAGTTCAGCCGGGATGCCCATTTGTTGCAGAGCGGTGACGACAGGCTCTGTGAAGGTTCGAAAGTCATTGAAGCTGTTCCCGTCATCTTCGCTGATGAAACTGAAATTTAAGTTGCCCAGATCATGATAGACAGCGCCGCCACCCGATAGACGCCGAACAACGTGCAGATTGTTTTCCTCTACGTAGTCTGTATTGATTTCCTCGATTGTATTTTGATTTTTGCCGATGATAATCGAAGGTTCATTCACATAAAACAGCAAATACATATCGGCTTCCTGGAAATTCGTGAGAATATACTCCTCGATGGCAAGATTTATACTTGGATCTGTGATATTATCATTATCAACAAAGATCATTCGCTTTCCCTCCATGAAAAAAAGTGCCATCTCCCATTGTATAAAATCAGTAACAAGATTGCACGTTAACGGTTTGAAAAGCGAATTTCTGTGATATACTTGATATACTAAAAAACCCGAAAGGAGGAGCGTCATGAAAGAAATTATCACCTTGATTCAAAGCCGTAAATTAGAATGCACGATTGCATTTATCATTATTCTTATGGCAATAGGCGCAGGAATATTTGCGAACGAAATGCTTGAAGTAGGACGAAATTGGGTGGTTCGGTTTTATTTGGCATTCACGTTTGTGTCATTATTGCTTTTCTCCATTTATATAGGGTTGGATCGAATTTTTTCCTCAAAAAAACAGAGCGAAGAAACGTGATCTAAGAAGCTGCGAGAAATGCTCGGGCTTCTTTTTTGCGAGGAGCTTCAAGGAAGGAACATTCATCGTTTTTATTCGATTTCGGTCCCCATGAACGCCCCATGGTGCCCGAAACAGGTCAGATCTTCTAGTTTCGGGTTCCATGACCGTCCTATGGCGACTGAAACAGATCAGATTATTCGATTTCGGTTTCCATGAACGCCCCATGGTGCCCGAAACGGATCAGATCTACCATTTTCGGGCTTCATGAACGCTCCATGGCGACCGAAACAGGTCAGATC
It includes:
- the ehuA gene encoding ectoine/hydroxyectoine ABC transporter ATP-binding protein EhuA — translated: MTEEVAEETKKAPEDDLESVVVRYKDVKKAFGDTVVLNDLNLDVKQGEKVALIGPSGSGKTTIIRMLMTLEDPTEGTIEVDGEMLWHKEVNGKLVPADEKHMRKVRGKIGMVFQQYNLFPHMSIMRNCTEAPVHVLGISKDEAKKRAKEMLEKVGLGDKVDQYPSQLSGGQQQRVAIARSLVMQPKVMLFDEVTAALDPELVGEVLEVLKDIAAEGDTTMMIITHEMDFARDVADRVLFLDNGKIAEAGPPGDVLENPQSERLQSFLGRFNEGG
- the thiM gene encoding hydroxyethylthiazole kinase; the protein is MIDRVRRKNPLVHCITNDVVTNFTANGLLAVGAAPVMTANHEEVEEMAQKADGLLLNTGTLTPYQYEAMRLAARSANENQTPIVLDPVAVGATAYRTRVVKELLGKVKVDAIRGNGGEIAALIGMHADMHGVEGKSNMPPETLAKEAANVLETVVCVTGEIDAVSGGEHTFLIKNGHAWLSRVVGTGCLLGAIVSAYIASKETNEDITRTATDALAQYSFAAEDAYACAKTDGIGTFQQRFLDALGSISDDHSHEKTNVYQM
- a CDS encoding helix-turn-helix domain-containing protein, coding for MQYDTIGFNVRYYREMKGLTQKQLAEDICTQAQISKIEKGDIIPLSSTLYEIAKKLDLDVNYFFQMGEHERVDYIEELKNEIRQKIRDYDYEDAMETLQSHEHDKFFNNSYLQQFRLWHLGICVYHLHGDYQKAMEYMDESLALTYKGSTMYTEREIEIMNSMAIIQYSEGKCKEAHENLLRAVNASVFVPNLQPSIKVRMWYNLSNIHTIERRYNEGLQVADRGIQICVRHEMMYLLGELLFQKGYCERKLNFKIWKKHFEQAIGIFEVAKKEHLAEMAKKEMGENE
- a CDS encoding peptidoglycan-binding protein, with the protein product MRKMQTPKWVKNFGLSTLVAGFVFLALPIATDASDFGDELLTEGIEDTHVETLQDLLIEEEQLEKASADGVYNNATTEAVKSFQEENGLLADGLAGPQTLGALKTLEEGDESALVEDLQETLEEAGHYNGDIDGDFDAETNEAVKNFQEAADISADGLAGPKTFGALYYETDAIEEEPEAEEAQEESSEEAAEEEAIEETTEAENEETSTEQTEQTEETEEPTSADADNESSSESPEGTTYQMEATAYTAECNGCSGITATGKDLRNDRNANVVAVDPNVIPLGSTVHVEGYGEAIAADTGGAINGEKIDLHVPTKEEATSFGRQNVEVTVLD
- the ytvI gene encoding sporulation integral membrane protein YtvI — translated: MTKKQAWTIGRAVIMIGSIILLFLLAAYLFTLTYPFIIAAIIAWMLSPLLKFLKIKLNFPSSLASFVSLLVGISLLGGIITGITFLLIYSFRQFSEQLPTWIEQGAEQLQRIFNETILPVWTEMSGFFDNLDATQQETMQQGIAQLGNQLGNILGNVGQAIVDGLGNVFTAIPTFLLVILFVLLAIYFMGKDAGAIKLGMQRRIPAFVQAKFVLFMQQMRVRVFGFVRAQLILMFITSIIVLIGLVALGTENPLTLAIIIGVAEILPYLGTGTILIPWAVYSFITGEIFMGIALSILYIVVVIVRQSIEPKVLSVSMNLNALSVLFSLFIGLQLFGLIGLFIGPALLVVITILNDIGVVADIEDFIYNGFKEK
- a CDS encoding agmatinase family protein; translation: MRDYVYGNTPCFLDATWAVDKNNRGADVLVYGVPWEGGVTWGDYTGVELGPKSMRLASARYSGYLPELDHINVFEHLQLADMGDVDVVPAEIDKTMQRITAFSREIWESKKFPVALGGDHSITYPIIQAWSDTNPDKKIGIIHMDAHYDNMPHFNGDKYARNTPFARLYELDGVRNESLLHVGIHGPRNKPESGRYARDAGAKTLTINDIRAGGELRALANDIYKQASEGTDAVYLSICSDVLDHAFNPGGPVDANGLSSYELLTMIHEFGKLGLCGMDFVEVYPQQDATDFSSHLASTVVLYVLAGHALGQS
- a CDS encoding lipoate--protein ligase; the encoded protein is MIFVDNDNITDPSINLAIEEYILTNFQEADMYLLFYVNEPSIIIGKNQNTIEEINTDYVEENNLHVVRRLSGGGAVYHDLGNLNFSFISEDDGNSFNDFRTFTEPVVTALQQMGIPAELSGRNDLQANGYKISGNAQFASRGRMFSHGTLMLDSELENVVSALNVSDEKIRSKGIKSIRSRVANINDFLENKIAMDTFKKTLLHHLFEGDSAFERYTLTDEDWKHIMEISESRYRNWNWNYGKSPKYDVKKSKKFAAGLVDFRFKVQKGIIGDTSIYGDFFGTGDVKDIEARLNGTKYEPKAIAATLKGIDTQTYFGPIVKEDILDLLY